A window from Drosophila miranda strain MSH22 chromosome Y unlocalized genomic scaffold, D.miranda_PacBio2.1 Contig_Y2_pilon, whole genome shotgun sequence encodes these proteins:
- the LOC117192353 gene encoding tetratricopeptide repeat protein 7B-like, whose product MLWLEHALSEAASSLSSFTQRPGPRRPCMLQIEIWLLLADVYLRIEQPNEALNCNHEASPIYPLSHQIMYMRGQVHVYLEQWRDAKQCYLNAVAANPNHTEALRALGETHFPGWPRRCSRMRPNWIQIVPEFGLLWARLWNPWGISMRRRIALPHRCSWSHRARCCHLPRFPWSLSRERSSDPLVSLRFVL is encoded by the exons ATGCTCTGGCTGGAGCACGCCTTGAGCGAGGCGGCCAGCTCTCTGAGCTCTTTCACGCAGCGCCCCGGACCGCGAAGACCCTGTATGCTGCAGATTGAG atttggctgctgctggcggacGTGTATTTGCGCATTGAACAGCCCAACGAGGCCCTCAACTGCAACCACGAGGCCTCGCCGATCTATCCCCTCTCGCATCAGATTATGTATATG CGCGGTCAGGTACATGTGTATCTGGAGCAGTGGCGGGATGCCAAACAATGCTACCTCAATGCCGTGGCCGCCAATCCCAATCACACGGAGGCACTGCGTGCCTTGGGCGAGACCCATTTTCCCGGCTGGCCGAGAAGATGCTCAAGGATGCGGCCAAACTGGATCCAAATTGTCCCAGAATTTG GTTTGCTCTGGGCAAGGTTATGGAATCCCTGGGGGATTTCTATGCGGCGGCGGATTGCTTTGCCACATCGCTGCAGTTGGAGCCATCGTGCCCGGTGCTGCCATTTACCTCGATTCCCCTGGTCTTTGAGTAGAGAGCGATCCTCGGATCCTCTCGTTTCGTTACGTTTCGTTTTGTAG
- the LOC117193055 gene encoding eukaryotic translation initiation factor 3 subunit F-2-like encodes MSLSNFNLQAKVLLHPLVLFQIIDAYERRAKDVPEVLGTLLGTVAGKTGRIEITNCFSVVHRMHGDNNCHIDLDLKYDNDMLELAQIAYPQEKVVGWFSTGKAVSAAAVELHEYYARQCHSGQPLHLLMDTSLRGQRMNTRIFCPVATGVPGGTKGLMFSLLPMDIYFGSPDIVAMRHMGRQCAQPPKEAGRLLPEFVQVVDATKDIQQKLDLVLRYINDILNRKRRPDNTVGRALHDVLTSVPMVEAERFRHMLNNNMRDVLMSMTLSSMIKTQLQLSERLSNMVDA; translated from the exons ATGTCGCTTTCGAACTTTAATCTGCAGGCCAAGGTCCTGCTGCACCCTCTGGTGCTGTTCCAGATTATCGATGCCTACGAGCGTCGCGCCAAAGACGTCCCAGAG GTGCTGGGAACTTTGTTGGGCACCGTCGCGGGCAAAACAGGCCGCATAGAGATCACCAATTGCTTCAGCGTGGTGCACCGCATGCACGGGGACAACAACTGCCACATCGACCTAGATCTGAAGTACGACAACGATATGCTGGAGCTGGCGCAGATCGCCTATCCGCAGGAGAAGGTTGTGGGCTGGTTCAGCACCGGCAAGGCCGTCTCGGCCGCAGCAGTGGAGCTGCACGAATACTACGCGCGTCAGTGCCACAGCGGGCAGCCGCTGCATCTGCTGATGGACACCTCGCTGCGGGGCCAGCGCATGAACACGCGCATCTTCTGTCCCGTAGCGACGGGCGTGCCAGGGGGCACCAAGGGCCTGATGTTCTCGCTGCTGCCGATGGATATCTACTTCGGATCGCCGGATATTGTGGCCATGCGCCACATGGGGAGGCAGTGCGCACAGCCGCCCAAGGAGGCGGGCCGCCTATTGCCAGAATTCGTGCAAGTGGTGGACGCCACCAAGGACATCCAGCAGAAGCTCGATCTGGTGCTGCGCTACATCAACGATATCCTCAACCGCAAGCGTCGCCCCGACAACACCGTGGGCCGTGCCCTGCACGATGTTTTGACCTCGGTGCCGATGGTGGAGGCGGAGCGCTTCCGTCACATGCTCAACAACAATATGCGCGACGTCCTCATGTCGATGACACTCTCCTCGATGATCAAGACCCAGCTGCAGCTCAGCGAACGGCTATCCAATATGGTGGATGCTTAG
- the LOC117193056 gene encoding eukaryotic translation initiation factor 3 subunit F-2-like, whose translation MSLSNFNLQAKVLLHPLVLFQIIDAYERRAKDVPEVLGTLLGPVAGKTGRIEITNCFSVVHRMHGDNNCHIDLDLKYDNDMLELAQIAYPQEKVVGWFSTGKAVSAAAVELHEYYARQCHSGQPLHLLMDTSLRGQRMNTRIFCPVATGVPGAPRA comes from the exons ATGTCGCTTTCGAACTTTAATCTGCAGGCCAAGGTCCTGCTGCACCCTCTGGTGCTGTTCCAGATTATCGATGCCTACGAGCGTCGCGCCAAAGACGTCCCAGAG GTGCTGGGAACTTTGTTGGGCCCCGTCGCGGGCAAAACAGGCCGCATAGAGATCACCAATTGCTTCAGCGTGGTGCACCGCATGCACGGGGACAACAACTGCCACATCGACCTAGATCTGAAGTACGACAACGATATGCTGGAGCTGGCGCAGATCGCCTATCCGCAGGAGAAGGTTGTGGGCTGGTTCAGCACCGGCAAAGCCGTCTCGGCCGCAGCAGTGGAGCTGCACGAATACTACGCGCGTCAGTGCCACAGCGGGCAGCCGCTGCATCTGCTGATGGACACCTCGCTGCGGGGCCAGCGCATGAACACGCGCATCTTCTGTCCCGTAGCGACGGGCGTGCCCGGGGCACCAAGGGCCTGA
- the LOC117192933 gene encoding eukaryotic translation initiation factor 3 subunit F-2-like: protein MFSLLPMDIYFGSPDIVAMRHMGRQCAQPPKEAGRLLPEFVQVVDATKDIQQKLDLVLRYINDILNRKRRPDNTVGRALHDVLTSVPMVEAERFRHMLNNNMRDVLMSMTLSSMIKTQLQLSERLSNMVDA, encoded by the coding sequence ATGTTCTCGCTGCTGCCGATGGATATCTACTTCGGATCGCCGGATATTGTGGCCATGCGCCACATGGGGAGGCAGTGCGCACAGCCGCCCAAGGAGGCGGGCCGCCTATTGCCAGAATTCGTGCAAGTGGTGGACGCCACCAAGGACATCCAGCAGAAGCTCGATCTGGTGCTGCGCTACATCAACGATATCCTCAACCGCAAGCGTCGCCCCGACAACACCGTGGGCCGTGCCCTGCACGATGTTTTGACCTCGGTGCCGATGGTGGAGGCGGAGCGCTTCCGTCACATGCTCAACAACAATATGCGCGACGTCCTCATGTCGATGACACTCTCCTCGATGATCAAGACCCAGCTGCAGCTCAGCGAACGGCTATCCAATATGGTGGATGCTTAG